One genomic region from Cyanobium usitatum str. Tous encodes:
- the rlmB gene encoding 23S rRNA (guanosine(2251)-2'-O)-methyltransferase RlmB, with protein sequence MSPRFERRPEKRTGGGARGAAGRPPRFSGPKPEWRRDGAGEGREGREGREGREGREGPRDREPRRETGARPAPRGVSRFQPRRDGPAERPSSRGERRPFERRGDGERPSFDRPPAPRFSSDRSSSDSKPYERRPGGRFEGRPQGRRPDSARPEGRRFEGGGRFEGGGRPDGRRFGTGSRPATGRFAAKPLIVDADSLPPSGDAERHSVDPSADLIWGRHPAQAALESGRPIHRVWCTPEMRFSPKFLQLLREAKASGVLVEEVTWARLGQLTGGAVHQGITLQTAAAETLDLQTLMEGCATIGEPALLMAVDGLTDPQNLGAIVRSAEALGAHGLVLPQRRSAGLTGSVAKVAAGALEHLPVARVVNLNRALDTLKQEGYRVVGLAAEGTVSLEEADLEGPLVIVTGSEGDGLSMLTRRNCDQLVRIPLRGATPSLNASVATALLLYEVARRGWMKGLSGSQPAPRLVRPQLPAPAASQPDSSAELLDHQEPELEPEIQPADQPGQPEDQMAEQPIVAEIPANQDPVIDLGMEPAARSGFLGDIQL encoded by the coding sequence ATGAGCCCACGATTTGAACGCCGTCCCGAGAAGCGGACGGGGGGCGGCGCCCGCGGGGCGGCTGGCCGCCCACCCCGCTTCAGCGGTCCTAAGCCTGAATGGCGCCGCGATGGAGCTGGTGAAGGCCGTGAGGGCAGAGAAGGCCGGGAGGGCCGGGAGGGCCGAGAAGGGCCAAGAGATCGGGAGCCACGGCGCGAGACCGGTGCCCGTCCCGCCCCCCGCGGTGTATCCCGCTTCCAGCCCCGCCGCGATGGGCCAGCCGAGCGCCCCAGTAGTCGCGGCGAGCGCCGCCCCTTTGAACGGCGTGGTGACGGTGAGCGTCCCTCCTTCGACCGTCCGCCTGCTCCCCGTTTTTCCAGCGATCGCTCCAGCTCAGACAGCAAGCCCTACGAGCGGCGACCCGGGGGTCGCTTTGAAGGTCGTCCCCAGGGCCGCCGTCCCGACTCCGCTCGCCCAGAGGGCCGTCGCTTTGAAGGGGGCGGGCGCTTTGAAGGAGGTGGGCGCCCTGATGGTCGACGTTTTGGTACTGGAAGCCGCCCCGCGACTGGCAGGTTCGCCGCCAAGCCGCTGATCGTCGACGCAGATAGCTTGCCCCCTAGCGGTGATGCCGAGCGCCACAGCGTCGATCCCAGCGCCGATTTGATCTGGGGCCGCCACCCGGCCCAGGCGGCACTGGAGAGCGGTCGACCGATTCACCGCGTCTGGTGCACCCCAGAAATGCGGTTTAGTCCCAAGTTTCTGCAGCTGCTGCGCGAGGCCAAGGCATCGGGCGTGCTGGTTGAGGAGGTCACCTGGGCGCGCCTTGGTCAGCTCACCGGTGGTGCCGTGCACCAGGGCATCACCCTGCAGACAGCGGCAGCGGAGACCCTTGATCTGCAGACCCTGATGGAGGGCTGCGCAACCATTGGCGAGCCGGCCTTGTTGATGGCGGTAGACGGTCTTACCGACCCCCAGAATCTTGGTGCGATTGTGCGCAGTGCCGAAGCCCTCGGTGCCCACGGCCTGGTTTTGCCCCAGCGCCGCAGCGCTGGACTTACCGGCTCGGTGGCCAAGGTTGCGGCAGGAGCTCTTGAGCACTTGCCTGTGGCACGGGTGGTCAATCTCAACCGCGCCCTCGACACCCTCAAGCAGGAGGGCTATCGGGTAGTGGGTTTGGCAGCCGAGGGCACCGTCAGCCTGGAGGAGGCCGATCTAGAGGGACCTTTGGTCATAGTCACCGGCTCTGAGGGTGATGGTCTCTCCATGCTCACCCGCCGCAACTGCGATCAGCTGGTGCGTATTCCCCTGCGTGGCGCCACACCAAGCCTTAACGCCTCTGTGGCTACCGCCCTGCTGCTCTACGAGGTGGCACGGCGTGGCTGGATGAAGGGTTTGAGTGGTTCCCAGCCCGCACCCCGTTTGGTGCGCCCCCAGCTGCCCGCTCCAGCCGCTAGCCAGCCGGATAGCTCTGCTGAGCTTTTGGACCATCAAGAGCCTGAGCTGGAGCCCGAAATTCAGCCAGCGGATCAGCCAGGGCAACCGGAAGACCAAATGGCAGAGCAGCCGATTGTTGCCGAGATTCCGGCCAACCAGGACCCGGTCATTGACCTGGGCATGGAACCAGCCGCCAGATCTGGTTTCCTTGGGGATATTCAACTGTGA
- a CDS encoding ribonuclease III domain-containing protein: protein MRPASSWLAGLAPHPPQAELGPLQLAWLGDAVWELHQRLQRCQRPGRSHTLHQEVVQVVRADAQALALEKLDQQLTEAERDLVRRGRNRAGRGPRRGDAAAYGQATGLEALLGWLFLHEPARLAELLDHLKEIDP, encoded by the coding sequence CTGCGGCCCGCTTCGAGCTGGCTAGCTGGCCTCGCCCCCCATCCTCCCCAGGCCGAATTAGGCCCGCTACAGCTGGCCTGGCTGGGTGATGCGGTCTGGGAGCTTCATCAGCGCCTGCAGCGCTGTCAGCGTCCAGGGCGCTCCCACACCCTGCATCAGGAGGTTGTGCAGGTAGTGCGTGCCGATGCCCAGGCCCTGGCACTGGAGAAGCTTGATCAGCAGCTCACTGAGGCGGAGCGAGACCTGGTGCGCCGGGGCCGCAATCGGGCAGGCAGGGGGCCCCGGCGGGGGGATGCGGCGGCCTATGGCCAGGCAACGGGCCTTGAGGCCCTGCTTGGTTGGTTGTTTCTCCACGAGCCTGCCCGGTTAGCCGAGCTGCTAGATCACTTGAAGGAGATCGATCCATAA
- a CDS encoding STAS domain-containing protein — protein sequence MTVSLRGGFEQQAHCQLFRFTGQLDAYSDKQFGEFVASHRGNGQPLVIDLSHIDFLDSSGLGALVQLAKQCNSDRQKFLVVGNARVVQTVKLVRLEEFLHLQSDLETALGNLAA from the coding sequence TTGACGGTGTCCCTGAGAGGGGGCTTCGAGCAGCAGGCCCACTGCCAGCTGTTCCGCTTCACTGGCCAGCTGGATGCCTACTCCGACAAACAGTTCGGGGAATTTGTTGCCTCTCACCGCGGCAATGGTCAGCCTTTGGTGATCGATCTCAGCCACATCGACTTCCTCGACTCGTCCGGTCTTGGCGCTTTAGTCCAGCTCGCCAAGCAGTGCAACAGCGATCGGCAGAAGTTTCTGGTGGTTGGTAACGCCCGGGTTGTTCAAACCGTGAAGCTGGTGCGCCTAGAAGAATTTCTGCACCTTCAGTCCGACCTCGAAACAGCCCTTGGCAACCTCGCCGCTTGA